From Triticum urartu cultivar G1812 chromosome 2, Tu2.1, whole genome shotgun sequence, a single genomic window includes:
- the LOC125539384 gene encoding copper-transporting ATPase HMA5 isoform X2 has translation MAAGALFLACFRGGGGGGEGSGGGRLALRPRYAPVPRRTKAAAVAGDLEAAAGGAEEEEEEKVAVFAVTGMTCAACAGSVEKAVKRLPGIHDAAVDVLGCRAQVAFYPAFVSEEKIRETIEDVGFGAKLIDEELKEKSILICRLHIKGMTCTSCANTVESALQAVPGVQRASVALAIEEAEIRYNRRVVAAIQLVNAVEESGFEAILVTAGEDRSRIDLKVDGILNERSVMIVKSSVQALPGVEDIKIDTELQKITISYKPDQTGPRDLIEVIESAGSGHIAVSIYPEADGREQHRNGEITRYRQSFLWSLLFTIPVFLTSMVFMYIPGLKEGLDKKVVNMMSIGELLRWILSTPVQFVIGRKFYTGAYKAMCHGSPNMDVLIALGTNTAYFYSVYSVLRAATSENYMSTDFFETSSMLISFILLGKYLEILAKGKTSEAIAKLMDLAPETATVLIYDNEGNVVSEKEIDSRLIQKNDVIKVIPGGKVASDGFVIWGQSHVNESMITGESRPVAKRKGDTVIGGTVNENGVLHVRATFVGSESALAQIVRLVESAQMAKAPVQKFADQISKVFVPLVILLSLLTWLTWFLAGRFHVYPSSWIPSSMDSFQLALQFGISVMVIACPCALGLATPTAVMVATGVGASQGVLIKGGQALESAQKVDCIVFDKTGTLTIGKPIVVNTRLFKNMVLREFYDYVAAAEVNSEHPLAKAVVEHAKNFHSEETHIWPEARDFISVTGHGVKAKISDRSVIVGNKSFMLSLDIDVPVEASEILMEEEEKAHTGIIVAMDQEIVGIISVSDPIKPNAHEVISYLKSMKVECIMVTGDNWGTANAIGKEVGIENIIAEAKPEQKAEKVKELQLSGKTVAMVGDGINDSPALVAANVGMAIGAGTDVAIEAADIVLMKSNLEDVITAIDLSRKAFFRIRMNYVWALGYNIIGIPIAAGVLFPSTRFRLPPWVAGAAMAASSVSVVCWSLLLRYYKRPLITQERQA, from the exons ATGGCGGCGGGAGCCCTCTTCCTCGCCTGCttccgcggcggcggcggcggcggcgaggggagcgGCGGCGGCCGCCTCGCGCTGCGGCCGCGGTACGCGCCCGTGCCGCGGCGCACCAAGGCGGCCGCGGTCGCCGGCGATCTGGAGGCCGCCGCAGGGGgcgccgaggaggaggaggaggagaaggtggCGGTGTTCGCGGTGACCGGCATGACCTGCGCCGCGTGCGCCGGGTCGGTGGAGAAGGCCGTCAAGCGGCTCCCCGGCATCCACGACGCCGCCGTCGACGTCCTCGGCTGCCGCGCGCAGGTCGCCTTCTACCCGGCATTCGTCTCG GAGGAAAAAATTAGGGAAACCATTGAAGATGTTGGTTTCGGAGCTAAACTGATCGATGAGGAGCTTAAGGAAAAGAGCATTCTAATATGCAGGCTGCACATAAAAGGAATGACCTGCACGTCTTGTGCAAATACAGTTGAATCCGCCTTGCAAGCTGTTCCAGGGGTTCAGAGAGCTTCCGTTGCATTGGCTATTGAAGAGGCGGAAATCCGTTATAATCGGAGGGTTGTTGCTGCTATCCAACTAGTCAATGCAGTTGAAGAATCTGGCTTTGAAGCAATACTGGTCACCGCAGGAGAAGATCGGAGCAGGATAGACCTCAAAGTTGATGGCATTCTCAATGAGAGATCAGTAATGATAGTGAAAAGTTCTGTCCAAGCTCTTCCTGGTGTGGAAGACATAAAAATTGATACCGAGCTCCAAAAGATAACCATCTCTTACAAGCCTGACCAAACAGGTCCACGAGACCTCATTGAAGTCATCGAGTCAGCTGGATCTGGTCATATTGCTGTATCAATATATCCAGAAGCCGATGGAAGAGAGCAGCATAGAAATGGGGAGATCACGCGGTACAGGCAGTCCTTTTTGTGGAGCTTACTGTTCACAATTCCAGTGTTCCTAACCTCCATGGTGTTCATGTACATCCCAGGGCTGAAGGAGGGGCTGGACAAAAAGGTTGTCAACATGATGAGCATTGGTGAACTATTGCGGTGGATTTTGTCAACTCCTGTCCAGTTTGTAATTGGCCGCAAATTTTACACTGGTGCTTACAAGGCAATGTGTCATGGCTCACCGAACATGGATGTGCTCATTGCTCTGGGGACCAACACAGCGTACTTCTACTCAGTTTACTCGGTTCTCCGAGCTGCCACTTCTGAGAATTATATGTCAACTGATTTTTTTGAGACAAGTTCCATGCTCATATCATTTATCCTTCTTGGAAAATACCTCGAGATCTTGGCAAAAGGAAAGACCTCTGAGGCTATTGCCAAGCTGATGGATCTTGCACCAGAAACTGCAACTGTGCTGATATACGACAACGAAGGTAATGTTGTAAGCGAGAAAGAGATCGACAGTCGGTTGATTCAGAAAAATGATGTGATCAAAGTCATACCTGGTGGAAAAGTTGCTTCCGATGGATTTGTTATTTGGGGCCAGAGCCATGTGAATGAAAGCATGATCACCGGAGAATCACGGCCCGTGGCAAAGAGGAAGGGCGACACTGTGATTGGAGGGACGGTGAACGAGAATGGTGTCCTCCATGTCAGGGCAACATTTGTTGGATCTGAGAGCGCCCTGGCACAGATTGTAAGGCTGGTAGAGTCAGCCCAAATGGCAAAAGCTCCTGTACAGAAGTTTGCTGATCAAATCTCTAAAGTCTTTGTCCCCCTG GTCATCCTTCTTTCTTTGCTTACTTGGCTTACATGGTTCTTAGCTGGGAGGTTTCATGTCTACCCTAGCTCGTGGATACCATCTTCCATGGATAGCTTTCAGCTAGCTCTTCAGTTTGGGATATCGGTTATGGTGATCGCCTGCCCTTGTGCACTGGGACTTGCAACTCCAACTGCTGTGATGGTTGCAACTGGAGTCGGTGCCTCGCAAGGTGTTCTGATCAAGGGCGGGCAAGCTCTGGAGAGTGCGCAGAAG GTGGACTGCATTGTTTTCGACAAGACAGGAACACTAACCATTGGAAAGCCTATTGTCGTCAATACCAGGCTCTTTAAAAACATGGTCCTACGTGAATTCTATGACTATGTTGCAGCAGCAGAG gtcaacAGTGAGCATCCGCTAGCAAAAGCCGTAGTGGAGCATGCCAAGAACTTTCACTCGGAAGAAACCCATATCTGGCCTGAAGCAAGGGATTTCATTTCAGTCACCGGACACGGTGTCAAGGCAAAGATCAGCGACAGGAGTGTCATTGTGGGCAACAAGAGCTTTATGCTGTCGTTAGACATTGATGTCCCCGTGGAAGCTTCAGAGATcctcatggaagaggaagagaaggCACACACAGGGATCATCGTGGCCATGGATCAAGAAATAGTCGGCATAATCTCTGTGTCTGATCCGATAAAACCGAACGCCCATGAAGTGATATCATACCTCAAGTCAATGAAGGTGGAGTGCATAATGGTGACCGGGGACAACTGGGGAACCGCCAACGCCATCGGCAAAGAGGTTggcatcgaaaacatcatagccGAAGCGAAACCAGAGCAGAAGGCTGAGAAGGTGAAGGAGCTTCAG CTGTCTGGCAAAACCGTCGCAATGGTTGGCGACGGGATCAACGACTCGCCGGCGCTGGTGGCGGCCAACGTCGGGATGGCCATCGGCGCGGGCACGGACGTGGCCATCGAGGCGGCGGACATCGTGCTCATGAAGAGCAAC
- the LOC125539384 gene encoding copper-transporting ATPase HMA5 isoform X1, whose product MAAGALFLACFRGGGGGGEGSGGGRLALRPRYAPVPRRTKAAAVAGDLEAAAGGAEEEEEEKVAVFAVTGMTCAACAGSVEKAVKRLPGIHDAAVDVLGCRAQVAFYPAFVSEEKIRETIEDVGFGAKLIDEELKEKSILICRLHIKGMTCTSCANTVESALQAVPGVQRASVALAIEEAEIRYNRRVVAAIQLVNAVEESGFEAILVTAGEDRSRIDLKVDGILNERSVMIVKSSVQALPGVEDIKIDTELQKITISYKPDQTGPRDLIEVIESAGSGHIAVSIYPEADGREQHRNGEITRYRQSFLWSLLFTIPVFLTSMVFMYIPGLKEGLDKKVVNMMSIGELLRWILSTPVQFVIGRKFYTGAYKAMCHGSPNMDVLIALGTNTAYFYSVYSVLRAATSENYMSTDFFETSSMLISFILLGKYLEILAKGKTSEAIAKLMDLAPETATVLIYDNEGNVVSEKEIDSRLIQKNDVIKVIPGGKVASDGFVIWGQSHVNESMITGESRPVAKRKGDTVIGGTVNENGVLHVRATFVGSESALAQIVRLVESAQMAKAPVQKFADQISKVFVPLVILLSLLTWLTWFLAGRFHVYPSSWIPSSMDSFQLALQFGISVMVIACPCALGLATPTAVMVATGVGASQGVLIKGGQALESAQKVDCIVFDKTGTLTIGKPIVVNTRLFKNMVLREFYDYVAAAEVNSEHPLAKAVVEHAKNFHSEETHIWPEARDFISVTGHGVKAKISDRSVIVGNKSFMLSLDIDVPVEASEILMEEEEKAHTGIIVAMDQEIVGIISVSDPIKPNAHEVISYLKSMKVECIMVTGDNWGTANAIGKEVGIENIIAEAKPEQKAEKVKELQDTATHPLTAFKSFDRSLQLSGKTVAMVGDGINDSPALVAANVGMAIGAGTDVAIEAADIVLMKSNLEDVITAIDLSRKAFFRIRMNYVWALGYNIIGIPIAAGVLFPSTRFRLPPWVAGAAMAASSVSVVCWSLLLRYYKRPLITQERQA is encoded by the exons ATGGCGGCGGGAGCCCTCTTCCTCGCCTGCttccgcggcggcggcggcggcggcgaggggagcgGCGGCGGCCGCCTCGCGCTGCGGCCGCGGTACGCGCCCGTGCCGCGGCGCACCAAGGCGGCCGCGGTCGCCGGCGATCTGGAGGCCGCCGCAGGGGgcgccgaggaggaggaggaggagaaggtggCGGTGTTCGCGGTGACCGGCATGACCTGCGCCGCGTGCGCCGGGTCGGTGGAGAAGGCCGTCAAGCGGCTCCCCGGCATCCACGACGCCGCCGTCGACGTCCTCGGCTGCCGCGCGCAGGTCGCCTTCTACCCGGCATTCGTCTCG GAGGAAAAAATTAGGGAAACCATTGAAGATGTTGGTTTCGGAGCTAAACTGATCGATGAGGAGCTTAAGGAAAAGAGCATTCTAATATGCAGGCTGCACATAAAAGGAATGACCTGCACGTCTTGTGCAAATACAGTTGAATCCGCCTTGCAAGCTGTTCCAGGGGTTCAGAGAGCTTCCGTTGCATTGGCTATTGAAGAGGCGGAAATCCGTTATAATCGGAGGGTTGTTGCTGCTATCCAACTAGTCAATGCAGTTGAAGAATCTGGCTTTGAAGCAATACTGGTCACCGCAGGAGAAGATCGGAGCAGGATAGACCTCAAAGTTGATGGCATTCTCAATGAGAGATCAGTAATGATAGTGAAAAGTTCTGTCCAAGCTCTTCCTGGTGTGGAAGACATAAAAATTGATACCGAGCTCCAAAAGATAACCATCTCTTACAAGCCTGACCAAACAGGTCCACGAGACCTCATTGAAGTCATCGAGTCAGCTGGATCTGGTCATATTGCTGTATCAATATATCCAGAAGCCGATGGAAGAGAGCAGCATAGAAATGGGGAGATCACGCGGTACAGGCAGTCCTTTTTGTGGAGCTTACTGTTCACAATTCCAGTGTTCCTAACCTCCATGGTGTTCATGTACATCCCAGGGCTGAAGGAGGGGCTGGACAAAAAGGTTGTCAACATGATGAGCATTGGTGAACTATTGCGGTGGATTTTGTCAACTCCTGTCCAGTTTGTAATTGGCCGCAAATTTTACACTGGTGCTTACAAGGCAATGTGTCATGGCTCACCGAACATGGATGTGCTCATTGCTCTGGGGACCAACACAGCGTACTTCTACTCAGTTTACTCGGTTCTCCGAGCTGCCACTTCTGAGAATTATATGTCAACTGATTTTTTTGAGACAAGTTCCATGCTCATATCATTTATCCTTCTTGGAAAATACCTCGAGATCTTGGCAAAAGGAAAGACCTCTGAGGCTATTGCCAAGCTGATGGATCTTGCACCAGAAACTGCAACTGTGCTGATATACGACAACGAAGGTAATGTTGTAAGCGAGAAAGAGATCGACAGTCGGTTGATTCAGAAAAATGATGTGATCAAAGTCATACCTGGTGGAAAAGTTGCTTCCGATGGATTTGTTATTTGGGGCCAGAGCCATGTGAATGAAAGCATGATCACCGGAGAATCACGGCCCGTGGCAAAGAGGAAGGGCGACACTGTGATTGGAGGGACGGTGAACGAGAATGGTGTCCTCCATGTCAGGGCAACATTTGTTGGATCTGAGAGCGCCCTGGCACAGATTGTAAGGCTGGTAGAGTCAGCCCAAATGGCAAAAGCTCCTGTACAGAAGTTTGCTGATCAAATCTCTAAAGTCTTTGTCCCCCTG GTCATCCTTCTTTCTTTGCTTACTTGGCTTACATGGTTCTTAGCTGGGAGGTTTCATGTCTACCCTAGCTCGTGGATACCATCTTCCATGGATAGCTTTCAGCTAGCTCTTCAGTTTGGGATATCGGTTATGGTGATCGCCTGCCCTTGTGCACTGGGACTTGCAACTCCAACTGCTGTGATGGTTGCAACTGGAGTCGGTGCCTCGCAAGGTGTTCTGATCAAGGGCGGGCAAGCTCTGGAGAGTGCGCAGAAG GTGGACTGCATTGTTTTCGACAAGACAGGAACACTAACCATTGGAAAGCCTATTGTCGTCAATACCAGGCTCTTTAAAAACATGGTCCTACGTGAATTCTATGACTATGTTGCAGCAGCAGAG gtcaacAGTGAGCATCCGCTAGCAAAAGCCGTAGTGGAGCATGCCAAGAACTTTCACTCGGAAGAAACCCATATCTGGCCTGAAGCAAGGGATTTCATTTCAGTCACCGGACACGGTGTCAAGGCAAAGATCAGCGACAGGAGTGTCATTGTGGGCAACAAGAGCTTTATGCTGTCGTTAGACATTGATGTCCCCGTGGAAGCTTCAGAGATcctcatggaagaggaagagaaggCACACACAGGGATCATCGTGGCCATGGATCAAGAAATAGTCGGCATAATCTCTGTGTCTGATCCGATAAAACCGAACGCCCATGAAGTGATATCATACCTCAAGTCAATGAAGGTGGAGTGCATAATGGTGACCGGGGACAACTGGGGAACCGCCAACGCCATCGGCAAAGAGGTTggcatcgaaaacatcatagccGAAGCGAAACCAGAGCAGAAGGCTGAGAAGGTGAAGGAGCTTCAG GATACAGCCACGCATCCACTCACCGCCTTTAAATCTTTTGATCGATCACTGCAGCTGTCTGGCAAAACCGTCGCAATGGTTGGCGACGGGATCAACGACTCGCCGGCGCTGGTGGCGGCCAACGTCGGGATGGCCATCGGCGCGGGCACGGACGTGGCCATCGAGGCGGCGGACATCGTGCTCATGAAGAGCAAC